The following coding sequences lie in one Ictalurus punctatus breed USDA103 chromosome 16, Coco_2.0, whole genome shotgun sequence genomic window:
- the LOC128635222 gene encoding mucin-5AC-like translates to MSWAMKGLHLIFIALVLWRDTSGFGVWNTTSVVDWQAGRSNATWNQNFHFATPVQALELLSRKSANGNVDGGNSSSFSYTSEVQTAQQDSSFVQSSGGAAQGKPVLNAQGQATPMVQPQDNLMMTQSSRLYWFESLKPENCGTLLSQSWPQKGQNNGGFQRPSRFQFGGTANQTSGSQTQSSYQPSTTTQVQTGESIAQPESFGASASYPSQTSGMYSVVQGPLIASSSQMPGFHIQSSYQPGTTTQVQTGQSASTSQAQSSGASTLYQGISSGRYLTSLGHIIPSSSQSVVTTNQTSGSQTQSSYQPGTTTLLQTGQSASTSQALGSHGAAPSGHAKWYTIVQGQTIPSSQASGSQTQSSYQPSTTTLLQTGQPVLPQSQPSGASASYPSQTSGVYNIAQRPLTATLSEIPGFHIQSSYQPGTTTLLQTGQSASTSQAQSSGALTLYQGIRRNVTSLGHGFPYSTQSVVTANQTSGSQTQSSYQPGTTTLLQTGQSTPTSQAQSSGASTLYQGIRRNVTSLGHGFPYSTQSVVTANQTSGSQTQSSYQPGTTTLLQTGQSASTSQALGSHGAAPSGHAKWYTIVQGQTIPSSQASGSQTQSSYQPSTTTLLQTGQPVLPQSQPAGASAPYPSQTSGVYNIAQRPLTVTLSEIPGFHIQSSYQPGTTTQVQTGQSASTSQAQSSGASTLYQGISSGRYLTSLGHIIPSSSQSVVTTNQTSGSQTQSSYQPGTTTLLQTGQSASTSQALGSHGAAPSGHAKWYTIVQGQTIPSSQASGSQTQSSYQPGTTTQVQTGQSASTSQAQSSGASTLYPGIRRNVTSLGHGFPYSTQSVVTANQTSGSQTQSSYQPSTTTLLQTGRPVLPQSQPSGASASYPSQTSGVYNIAQRPLTATLSEIPGFHIQSSYQPGTTTQVQTGQSASTSQAQSSGASTLYQGISSGRYLTSLGHIIPSSSQSVVTTNQTSGSQTQSSYQPGTTTLLQTGQSAPTSQAQSSGASTLYQGIRRNVTSLGHGFPYSTQSVVTANQTSGSQTQSSYQPGTTTLLQTGQSAPTSQAQSSGASTLYQGIRRNVTSLGHGFPYSTQSVVTANQTSGSQTQSSYQPGTTTLLQTGQSASTSQALGSHGAAPSGHAKWYTIVQGQTIPSSQASGSQTQSSYQPSTTTLLQTGQPVLPQSQPSGASAPYPSQTSGVYNIAQRPLTATLSEIPGFHIQSSYQPGTTTLLQTGQSASTSQAQSSGASTLYQGIRRNVTSLGHGFPYSTQSVVTANQTSGSQTQSSYQPGTTTLLQTGLSASTSQAQSSGASTFYQGISSGRYLTSLGQSIPSSSHSVVTTNKISGLQDQSFQPDTTTNALVGQSASTSLAHGNFQAPNWHTITPPRFHNLLRNVLVSQSLSSDPQTRTINNILPFLNQSAGTSAMSQNNVQTPAFHTSTHFSPVPQTVATPPVSLPKPCRQTQCSMVESAIASIASSQTSPRVATSSQGTGSFAAVPIPGTSQNFAGIDFQGTLPVHDQYSSVCNFPFGFCNSPQGAANNKFVRSQSVQTHNL, encoded by the exons ATGTCATGGGCAATGAAGGG gcTCCATCTAATTTTCATTGCTTTGGTTCTTTGGAGAGATACAAGTGGATTCGGAG TGTGGAATACAACCTCTGTTGTTGATTGGCAAGCTGGACGTTCTAATGCAACATGGAACCAAAATTTTCACTTCGCTACGCCTGTTCAAGCTTTGGAGCTACTGTCCAGAAAAAGTGCAAATGGAAATGTTGACGGAGGAAATTCTAGTAGTTTCAGTTATACTTCAGAAGTCCAAACTGCTCAACAGGATTCTAGTTTTGTTCAGTCTTCTGGTGGTGCTGCTCAAGGTAAACCTGTACTAAATGCTCAAGGTCAAGCAACTCCCATGGTTCAACCGCAGGACAACTTGATGATGACTCAGTCCTCAAGGCTCTATTGGTTTGAATCTCTCAAGCCTGAAAACTGTGGCACTTTGCTCTCTCAATCTTGGCCTCAAAAAGGTCAGAATAACGGTGGATTCCAAAGACCTTCCAGGTTCCAGTTTGGAGGCactgcaaaccagacatctggatcccagacccagtcgtCATACCAGCCTAGCACCACAACACAGGTTCAGACAGGCGAGTCTATTGCCCAGCCTGAGTCTTTCGGAGCTTCAGCTTCATATCCAAGTCAAACCTCTGGCATGTACTCTGTTGTACAGGGTCCTCTGATTGCATCCTCTTCCCAAATGCCTGGGTTCCacatccagtcatcataccagcctggcaccacaacacaggttcagacaggccagtctgcgtctacatctcaggctcagtcctctggtgcGTCAACGTTGTATCAAGGGATTAGCTCTGGCAGGTATCTGACTTCACTGGGTCATATAATTCCATCCTCCTCCCAGTCTGTGGTCACtacaaaccagacatctggatcccagacccagtcatcataccagcctggcaccacaacactgcttcagacaggccagtctgcttctacatctcaggctcttGGCAGCCATGGAGCTGCACCTTCAGGACATGCTAAATGGTACACCATTGTACAAGGTCAGACAATTCCATCTTCTCAAGcgtctggatcccagacccagtcatcataccagcctagcaCTACAACGCTCcttcagacaggccagcctGTTCTTCCTCAGAGTCAGCCTTCGGGAGCTTCTGCTTCATATCCAAGTCAAACCTCTGGCGTGTACAATATTGCACAGCGTCCATTGACTGCAACCCTTTCCGAAATACCTGGGTTCCacatccagtcatcataccagcctggcactacaacactgcttcagacaggccagtctgcgtctacatctcaggctcagtcctctggtgcattaacattgtatcaaggaattaggaggaatgtgacttctctgggtcatggctttccatactcaacccagtctgtggtgactgcaaaccagacatctggatcccagacccagtcatcataccagcctggcactacaacactgcttcagacaggccagtctactcctacatctcaggctcagtcctctggtgcatcaacattgtatcaaggaattaggaggaatgtgacttctctgggtcatggctttccatactcaacccagtctgtggtgactgcaaaccagacatctggatcccagacccagtcatcataccagcctggcaccacaacactgcttcagacaggccagtctgcttctacatctcaggctcttGGCAGCCATGGAGCTGCACCTTCAGGACATGCTAAATGGTACACCATTGTACAAGGTCAGACAATTCCATCTTCTCAAGcgtctggatcccagacccagtcatcataccagcctagcactacaacactgcttcagacaggccagcctGTTCTTCCTCAGAGTCAGCCTGCGGGAGCTTCTGCTCCATATCCAAGTCAAACCTCTGGCGTGTACAATATTGCACAGCGTCCATTGACTGTAACCCTTTCCGAAATACCTGGGTTCCacatccagtcatcataccagcctggcaccacaacacaggttcagacaggccagtctgcgtctacatctcaggctcagtcctctggtgcGTCAACGTTGTATCAAGGGATTAGCTCTGGCAGGTATCTGACTTCACTGGGTCATATAATTCCATCCTCCTCCCAGTCTGTGGTCACtacaaaccagacatctggatcccagacccagtcatcataccagcctggcaccacaacactgcttcagacaggccagtctgcttctacatctcaggctcttGGCAGCCATGGAGCTGCACCTTCAGGACATGCTAAATGGTACACCATTGTACAAGGACAGACAATTCCATCTTCTCAAGcctctggatcccagacccagtcatcataccagcctggcaccacaacacaggttcagacaggccagtctgcttctacatctcaggctcagtcctctggtgcaTCAACATTGTATCCAGGGATTAGGAGGAATGTGACTTCTCTGGGTCATGGCTTTCCATACTCAACCCAGTCTGTGGTGACcgcaaaccagacatctggatcccagacccagtcatcataccagcctagcaCTACAACACTCCTTCAGACAGGCAGGCCTGTTCTTCCTCAGAGTCAGCCTTCGGGAGCTTCTGCTTCATATCCAAGTCAAACCTCTGGCGTGTACAATATTGCACAGCGTCCATTGACTGCAACCCTTTCCGAAATACCTGGGTTCCacatccagtcatcataccagcctggcaccacaacacaggttcagacaggccagtctgcgtctacatctcaggctcagtcctctggtgcGTCAACGTTGTATCAAGGGATTAGCTCTGGCAGGTATCTGACTTCACTGGGTCATATAATTCCATCCTCCTCCCAGTCTGTGGTCACtacaaaccagacatctggatcccagacccagtcatcataccagcctggcactacaacactgcttcagacaggccagtctgctcctacatctcaggctcagtcctctggtgcatcaacattgtatcaaggaattaggaggaatgtgacttctctgggtcatggctttccatactcaacccagtctgtggtgactgcaaaccagacatctggatcccagacccagtcatcataccagcctggcactacaacactgcttcagacaggccagtctgctcctacatctcaggctcagtcctctggtgcatcaacattgtatcaaggaattaggaggaatgtgacttctctgggtcatggctttccatactcaacccagtctgtggtgactgcaaaccagacatctggatcccagacccagtcatcataccagcctggcaccacaacactgcttcagacaggccagtctgcttctacatctcaggctcttGGCAGCCATGGAGCTGCACCTTCAGGACATGCTAAATGGTACACCATTGTACAAGGTCAGACAATTCCATCTTCTCAAGcgtctggatcccagacccagtcatcataccagcctagcactacaacactgcttcagacggGCCAGCCTGTTCTTCCTCAGAGTCAGCCTTCGGGAGCTTCTGCTCCATATCCAAGTCAAACCTCTGGCGTGTACAATATTGCACAGCGTCCATTGACTGCAACCCTTTCCGAAATACCTGGGTTCCacatccagtcatcataccagcctggcactacaacactgcttcagacaggccagtctgcgtctacatctcaggctcagtcctctggcgcatcaacattgtatcaaggaattaggaggaatgtgacttctctgggtcatggctttccatactcaacccagtctgtggtgactgcaaaccagacatctggatcccagacccagtcatcataccagcctggcaccacaacactgcttcagacaggcctgtctgcttctacatctcaggctcagtcctctggtgcCTCAACATTCTATCAAGGGATTAGCTCTGGCAGGTATCTGACTtcactgggtcagagcattcCATCCTCCTCCCACTCTGTGGTCACTACAAACAAAATCTCTGGATTGCAGGACCAGTCATTTCAGCCTGACACCACAACAAATGCTTTGGTGGGTcagtctgcttctacatctTTGGCTCACGGCAACTTTCAGGCTCCAAATTGGCATACGATAACTCCTCCTAGATTCCATAATTTGCTACGGAACGTGTTGGTTTCTCAATCTCTGAGCTCTGATCCCCAAACAAGAACAATCAACAATATTTTGCCGTTTCTGAACCAAAGTGCTGGGACTTCTGCCATGTCTCAGAATAATGTACAGACCCCAGCAtttcacacatctacacacttcTCACCTGTcccacaaactgttgccactCCCCCAGTCTCTCTACCCAAGCCTTGCCGACAGACACAATgctcaatggtggagagtgcaATTGCCTCTATAGCATCCAGCCAAACCTCTCCTCGTGTTGCCACATCATCTCAAGGCACAGGCTCTTTTGCTGCTGTACCCATTCCAGGTACCTCACAGAATTTTGCAGGCATTGATTTCCAGGGTACATTGCCAGTACATGACCAGTACAGCTCGGTGTGTAACTTTCCATTTGGTTTCTGCAATTCTCCTCAAGGAGCTGCAAACAACAAATTTGTTCGAAGCCAGAGTGTACAGACACACAACCTGTGA